One part of the Anaeromyxobacter sp. Fw109-5 genome encodes these proteins:
- a CDS encoding M48 family metallopeptidase, translating to MAHRGSHTLLLALLSLAAPVVSGAQVAAPRLVVEGEEPVEEAPAPVPPPAGLPEAGHPERSVPATAETPSRGTSTSTAAERAPGTPELPRAEGARRIVPVSTTYAQLVRRWEERRAALRDGDPARADAAAQALLAARSELGVENLFALAVVEGRAASRALDAGLTAAAVAHAELAVALAPDLPDAHLGLAHVRLAEAPGTPGPVLASLSAAASAATRDPQTRRAFVADVLAAALAALVTASAAIVVLLLGRRLPLLVHDFHHLPLVRGTARVQAAFLAVVLLALPFAFGLGPFVSLAVLALASAPYLSRAERAVVAGALAALLAVPWAAGTAARLTAWSGTLAERIHAVEHGAAADADVAALEAAAEAGPPPAALHAALGRAAKRRGDLEAALRHYRAAAEADERFPELSVNEGNALLLEGDLEGARAAYLAASDRAAGDPLVLGAANYGLSKLYLRASDMERSAASRARAEEQAGEFLRARGSDDDFSPNRWLVDLPVPEARLAALARADGTAERVRGWTEARLAGALPRGALPWVGAAVLAGLWLLAGLATRLRPAFACEGCGGPACLRCGPASEVRCGQCVNAFERRGLVDARDRLRKEAQVRRHARARALSTRILSIVGGGAGQLWSGAPVRGAALLVALLFLGFVIWFWRGVLPPPQPTPWVLAGKLAVAAPLAALAWALAVRDAFRRTR from the coding sequence GTGGCCCACCGCGGATCGCACACCCTCCTCCTCGCGCTCCTCTCGCTGGCCGCGCCCGTCGTCTCGGGCGCGCAGGTCGCCGCGCCGCGCCTGGTGGTGGAGGGGGAGGAGCCGGTCGAGGAAGCCCCGGCGCCGGTTCCGCCTCCGGCCGGACTGCCCGAGGCCGGTCATCCCGAGCGTAGCGTCCCCGCGACGGCGGAGACGCCGAGTCGAGGGACCTCGACCTCGACCGCCGCGGAGCGAGCTCCAGGGACGCCGGAGCTCCCGCGCGCCGAGGGGGCCCGCCGCATCGTGCCGGTCTCGACCACCTACGCGCAGCTCGTGCGCCGGTGGGAGGAGCGCCGCGCCGCGCTCCGCGACGGGGATCCCGCGCGCGCGGACGCCGCGGCGCAGGCGCTCCTCGCCGCCCGCAGCGAGCTCGGCGTCGAGAACCTCTTCGCGCTCGCGGTGGTCGAGGGGCGGGCCGCCTCGCGCGCGCTCGACGCCGGCCTCACCGCCGCCGCGGTCGCGCACGCGGAGCTCGCCGTGGCGCTCGCGCCGGATCTGCCCGACGCGCACCTCGGGCTCGCCCACGTCCGGCTCGCCGAGGCGCCCGGTACGCCGGGGCCGGTGCTCGCCTCGCTGAGCGCCGCCGCGTCCGCCGCAACGCGCGATCCCCAGACGCGCCGCGCCTTCGTGGCGGACGTGCTCGCCGCCGCGCTGGCCGCCCTCGTCACGGCGTCCGCCGCCATCGTCGTGCTCCTCCTCGGGCGCCGGCTGCCGCTCCTCGTGCACGACTTCCACCACCTCCCGCTCGTGCGCGGCACCGCGCGCGTCCAGGCGGCGTTCCTCGCCGTGGTGCTCCTCGCGCTGCCGTTCGCGTTCGGCCTCGGGCCGTTCGTCTCGCTGGCGGTGCTGGCGCTCGCGTCGGCGCCGTATCTCTCGCGCGCCGAGCGCGCGGTGGTGGCGGGGGCCCTCGCCGCGCTGCTGGCGGTGCCCTGGGCCGCGGGCACCGCGGCGCGGCTCACCGCCTGGAGCGGCACGCTCGCGGAGCGGATCCACGCGGTGGAGCACGGCGCCGCGGCCGACGCGGACGTCGCCGCGCTCGAGGCCGCCGCCGAGGCCGGGCCGCCCCCGGCCGCGCTCCACGCCGCGCTCGGCAGGGCGGCCAAGCGGCGCGGCGATCTCGAGGCGGCCCTGCGTCACTACCGCGCCGCCGCGGAGGCGGACGAACGCTTCCCGGAGCTCTCCGTGAACGAGGGGAACGCCCTCCTGCTGGAGGGCGATCTGGAAGGAGCGCGCGCCGCGTACCTCGCCGCCAGCGACCGCGCCGCCGGCGATCCGCTCGTGCTCGGGGCGGCGAACTACGGCCTCTCGAAGCTCTACCTGCGCGCCTCCGACATGGAGCGGAGCGCGGCCTCGCGCGCCAGGGCGGAGGAGCAGGCCGGCGAGTTCCTGCGCGCGCGGGGCTCCGACGACGACTTCTCCCCGAACCGCTGGCTCGTCGATCTGCCGGTGCCAGAGGCGCGCCTCGCCGCGCTCGCGCGCGCGGATGGGACCGCGGAGCGGGTGCGCGGCTGGACGGAGGCGCGGCTGGCCGGGGCGCTGCCGCGCGGCGCGCTGCCGTGGGTCGGGGCGGCGGTGCTCGCCGGCCTGTGGCTGCTCGCCGGGCTCGCGACCCGGCTGCGGCCCGCGTTCGCGTGCGAGGGCTGCGGCGGCCCGGCGTGCCTCCGCTGCGGTCCCGCGTCCGAGGTCCGCTGCGGCCAGTGCGTGAACGCCTTCGAGCGCCGGGGCCTGGTCGACGCGCGCGACCGGCTCCGCAAGGAGGCGCAGGTCCGCCGCCACGCGAGGGCGCGGGCCCTCTCCACGCGCATCCTGTCGATCGTGGGAGGCGGCGCGGGCCAGCTCTGGAGCGGCGCCCCGGTCCGCGGCGCGGCGCTCCTCGTCGCCCTCCTGTTCCTCGGGTTCGTGATCTGGTTCTGGCGGGGCGTGCTGCCCCCGCCGCAGCCCACGCCGTGGGTGCTCGCGGGCAAGCTCGCCGTCGCGGCGCCGCTCGCCGCGCTCGCCTGGGCGCTCG